The Halosimplex litoreum genome has a window encoding:
- a CDS encoding ABC transporter permease yields the protein MNKLLYIAKRLVLGVPVVLFGLTMTFVIIYLSPFDPTTAILGRDADPQTARQLAVALGLRYPNGQPIPLWIQYWNFLTDTITFNFGQSWVVTRGQSAAQLVWERMPATIWLGLWSVVIALALGIPLGLYAGLRANTWGDYTASFGGIVWRAMPNFWLAVMLAGVLSAGGVLSFYRGFLIPTDVIGTPAALGNLFGSYSLGPIGIPVPDPYNWAVAFKWILPAALVLGSSSMGNEVRIGRTAVLESINAPYIDTAKAKGLSERVIIGKHVARNAMIPLLPVIMGEFYLLIGGSVLVELIFGIRGLGNLFLSAVLASDVPIIGALTYVFILILVFFNIAQDVAYTLIDPRIGLEGQED from the coding sequence ATGAACAAACTCCTGTATATCGCGAAACGGCTCGTCCTCGGGGTACCGGTCGTGCTGTTCGGCCTCACGATGACGTTCGTCATCATCTACCTGTCGCCGTTCGACCCGACGACGGCGATCCTCGGCCGCGACGCCGATCCCCAGACCGCCCGCCAGCTGGCCGTGGCGCTCGGCCTTCGATACCCGAACGGCCAGCCCATACCCCTGTGGATCCAGTACTGGAACTTCCTGACCGACACGATCACGTTCAACTTCGGCCAGTCGTGGGTCGTCACCCGCGGCCAGTCGGCCGCCCAGCTCGTCTGGGAGCGCATGCCCGCGACGATCTGGCTGGGCCTCTGGTCGGTCGTCATCGCGCTGGCGCTGGGCATCCCGCTCGGGCTCTACGCCGGTCTCCGGGCCAACACCTGGGGCGACTACACCGCTTCGTTCGGCGGGATCGTCTGGCGCGCCATGCCGAACTTCTGGCTGGCCGTGATGCTCGCCGGCGTCCTCTCGGCCGGCGGCGTGCTGTCGTTCTACCGGGGCTTTCTGATACCGACGGACGTGATCGGGACCCCAGCGGCGCTCGGCAACCTGTTCGGCAGTTACTCGCTGGGTCCGATCGGGATACCGGTCCCCGACCCGTACAACTGGGCGGTCGCGTTCAAGTGGATCCTGCCGGCCGCGCTCGTGCTCGGCTCCTCCTCGATGGGCAACGAGGTCCGCATCGGCCGGACCGCCGTCCTGGAGAGCATCAACGCCCCCTACATCGACACGGCCAAGGCGAAGGGACTCTCCGAGCGGGTGATCATCGGGAAACACGTCGCCCGCAACGCGATGATCCCGCTGCTCCCAGTCATCATGGGCGAGTTTTACCTGCTGATCGGGGGCTCGGTCCTCGTGGAACTCATCTTCGGGATCCGCGGGCTGGGGAACCTGTTCCTCTCGGCCGTCCTCGCGTCGGACGTCCCGATCATCGGCGCGCTCACATACGTGTTCATCCTGATACTCGTGTTCTTCAATATCGCACAAGACGTGGCGTACACCCTGATCGACCCGCGGATCGGACTGGAGGGTCAGGAGGACTGA
- a CDS encoding ABC transporter permease produces the protein MCATVTDTGRDRDRREESTLRERLLANPEPALRWGTVAFVLVAVEFGALAGGLLLLLDATVIGVTALIEVILGAVSQSAGEAVYAAQQSASGFLDGLRAAAGNVPTLLSRETIPNQGYQTGPSGPWEGTFLGLQPAVAWAIRLVLVYLYAAIVCYWAYRGWLVFRDHYRQVDWTPRDDVVDRLRDHRWGQFGIVVVLVFVTMAVFSPALGPTTVEQNIQSPYSYELQYFDAESGSVETVYAGDANFNSKSKGQGDQNVGPMTYDDYGRFHPFGTLTNGRDLFTFAVAGARVSMMVGALSIVLASLLAIAASMMSAYYKGLVDLVTILVADGITSIPGLLLLLMVGMAFQGHWLVNVLNGGFLYALTFGIILFPSLWRSVRGPALQVSEEEWIDAAKSFGQRPRTTMRKHMLPYVVPYLLVYGSMTVGGVIISMAALSFIGSGLGINPPTPAWGRAIDMGRNYVSTQSWHIAFIPGMFIVVLVTGLNAFGDGIRDAIDPESEGGGEEEAAAGGAAG, from the coding sequence ATGTGTGCAACTGTCACGGACACGGGTCGCGACCGGGACCGCCGTGAAGAGTCGACGCTGCGCGAACGGCTGTTGGCGAACCCCGAACCCGCGTTGCGGTGGGGCACGGTCGCGTTCGTGCTCGTCGCGGTCGAGTTCGGCGCGCTCGCAGGCGGGCTCTTGCTGTTGCTCGACGCGACGGTCATCGGGGTCACCGCGCTGATCGAGGTGATCCTCGGTGCCGTCTCACAGAGCGCCGGCGAAGCGGTGTACGCCGCCCAGCAGTCGGCCAGCGGCTTCCTCGACGGGCTCCGGGCGGCCGCCGGGAACGTTCCGACGCTCCTCTCGCGGGAGACGATCCCCAACCAGGGGTACCAGACGGGGCCGTCGGGCCCCTGGGAGGGCACGTTCCTCGGGCTGCAGCCGGCGGTGGCGTGGGCGATCCGACTCGTCCTCGTCTACCTGTACGCGGCGATCGTGTGCTACTGGGCCTACCGCGGCTGGCTCGTCTTCCGCGACCACTACCGTCAGGTCGACTGGACGCCTCGTGACGACGTCGTCGACCGCCTGCGCGACCACCGCTGGGGGCAGTTCGGCATCGTCGTCGTGCTCGTGTTCGTGACGATGGCGGTGTTCTCCCCGGCGCTCGGGCCGACCACGGTTGAGCAGAACATCCAGTCGCCCTACAGCTACGAACTACAGTACTTCGACGCCGAGAGCGGGAGCGTCGAGACGGTCTACGCGGGCGACGCGAACTTCAACTCCAAGTCGAAGGGGCAGGGTGACCAGAACGTCGGGCCGATGACCTACGACGACTACGGCCGGTTCCACCCGTTCGGGACGTTGACGAACGGCCGCGACCTGTTCACCTTCGCGGTGGCCGGCGCCCGGGTCTCGATGATGGTCGGGGCGCTGTCGATCGTGCTCGCGTCGCTACTCGCGATCGCCGCGTCGATGATGTCGGCGTACTACAAGGGACTGGTCGACCTGGTGACCATCCTCGTCGCCGACGGGATCACCTCCATACCGGGGCTGCTCCTGTTGTTGATGGTCGGGATGGCCTTCCAGGGACACTGGCTGGTGAACGTGCTCAACGGCGGGTTCCTCTACGCGTTGACCTTCGGGATCATCCTCTTCCCGAGCCTGTGGCGGTCGGTGCGGGGCCCCGCGCTCCAGGTCTCCGAGGAGGAGTGGATCGACGCCGCCAAGAGCTTCGGTCAGCGGCCGCGGACGACCATGCGCAAGCACATGCTCCCGTACGTAGTGCCGTACCTGCTCGTCTACGGGTCGATGACCGTCGGCGGCGTCATCATCTCGATGGCGGCGCTGTCGTTCATCGGCAGCGGGCTCGGGATCAACCCACCGACGCCCGCCTGGGGGCGCGCCATCGACATGGGACGGAACTACGTCTCGACGCAGTCGTGGCACATCGCCTTCATCCCGGGGATGTTCATCGTCGTGCTCGTCACCGGGCTCAACGCCTTCGGTGACGGTATTCGCGACGCCATCGACCCCGAGAGCGAGGGCGGCGGTGAAGAGGAAGCGGCCGCAGGGGGTGCCGCCGGATGA
- a CDS encoding ABC transporter ATP-binding protein: MSAPPSGDGAEDVPTGRRTDEEPVLSVRNLQTVFRTDRETIRAVDGIDLELYEGETVGLVGESGSGKSVTARSIMGLVEEPGEVLPGSSIRFDGEEITGYDTAQYQELRGSGIGMIFQDPLSSLNPVFTVGNQIREALKVNQGITGEAAREEAIDLLEAVQIPDAARRLGEYPHEFSGGMRQRAVIAMMLACDPEVLICDEPTTALDVTIQAQILELLSDLQDERGLSILFITHDMGVIADITDRVNVMYAGEIVEKAPTEELFADPRHPYTEGLLEAIPGQHAGEERLRTIEGEVPTPNEAATYCRFAPRCPKAFEECEAVHPELVDVDDGPADHTAACLLYPEEMTTGEAVAHHERLGEARDGDGTTGSAGGDAPDSGGDVAADGGDAR; this comes from the coding sequence ATGAGCGCCCCACCTTCGGGCGACGGCGCCGAGGACGTGCCGACGGGTCGACGGACCGACGAGGAGCCCGTCCTCTCGGTGCGGAACCTCCAGACGGTGTTCCGGACCGACCGCGAGACTATCCGCGCGGTCGACGGTATCGACCTCGAACTCTACGAGGGCGAAACCGTCGGCCTCGTCGGCGAGTCCGGGTCGGGCAAGTCAGTCACCGCCCGGTCGATCATGGGGCTCGTCGAAGAGCCCGGCGAGGTCCTCCCCGGGTCGTCGATCCGGTTCGATGGCGAGGAGATCACCGGCTACGACACGGCGCAGTACCAGGAACTCCGGGGCAGCGGCATCGGGATGATCTTCCAGGACCCGCTGTCGTCGCTGAACCCTGTGTTCACCGTCGGCAACCAGATCCGCGAGGCGCTGAAGGTCAACCAGGGGATCACCGGCGAGGCGGCCCGCGAGGAGGCGATCGACCTGCTCGAAGCGGTCCAGATCCCCGACGCGGCTCGGCGGCTGGGGGAGTACCCCCACGAGTTCTCCGGCGGGATGCGCCAGCGGGCGGTCATCGCGATGATGCTCGCCTGCGACCCCGAGGTGTTGATCTGCGACGAGCCGACGACCGCGCTGGACGTGACCATCCAGGCGCAGATCCTCGAACTGCTCTCGGACCTGCAGGACGAGCGGGGCCTGTCGATCCTCTTTATTACCCACGACATGGGTGTCATCGCCGACATCACCGACCGCGTGAACGTGATGTACGCCGGCGAGATCGTCGAGAAGGCGCCGACCGAGGAGCTGTTCGCCGACCCCCGCCACCCCTATACGGAGGGGCTGCTCGAAGCGATCCCCGGCCAGCACGCCGGCGAGGAGCGCCTGCGGACCATCGAGGGCGAAGTGCCGACGCCGAACGAGGCGGCGACGTACTGTCGGTTCGCCCCGCGGTGTCCGAAGGCCTTCGAGGAGTGCGAGGCGGTCCACCCCGAACTCGTCGACGTCGACGACGGCCCGGCCGACCACACCGCGGCCTGTCTGCTCTACCCGGAGGAGATGACGACCGGCGAGGCCGTCGCCCACCACGAGCGTCTGGGCGAGGCGCGCGACGGCGACGGGACGACGGGCTCGGCCGGAGGGGACGCGCCCGATTCTGGCGGAGACGTGGCGGCCGACGGGGGTGACGCCCGGTGA
- a CDS encoding ABC transporter ATP-binding protein, which yields MTQPRGRTDAAAVGETLVEVDGLKKYYGGGGLLADPPVKAVDGVSFQIQRGETLGLVGESGCGKTTLGRTLVQLETATEGTVEFDGTDVTELSGQRLKQWRRNAQIVFQDPESSLNDRMTIGEIVREPLDVHEEGTPRERQEKVKDLLAQVGLQPEHYYRYPHQFSGGQRQRIGIARALALEPEFVVLDEPVSALDTSVQAKILNLLEDLQDEFDLTYLFIAHDLSAVRHICDRVAVMYLGKIMEMGDTEELYTDPANPYTHSLLSAIPEPDPTVEKDRITLPGTPPSPRDPPTGCQFTTRCPAKIHPPEYDHLDAETWNAIERFREVIRERTRIDLSIRDRVRRSVGAFHRFDDIDETVTDMFDDGTPDDVRSHVERAAEYVKAGQPDRAREYMGEQFDGVCDTERPELYPVGETDRLSYCHRHAEEYESVESVLGRGSDGE from the coding sequence ATGACCCAGCCCCGCGGTCGAACAGACGCCGCCGCGGTCGGCGAGACGCTCGTCGAGGTCGACGGGCTGAAGAAGTACTACGGCGGCGGCGGCCTCCTCGCGGACCCACCGGTCAAGGCCGTCGACGGCGTGAGCTTCCAGATCCAGCGCGGCGAGACGCTCGGGCTGGTCGGCGAGTCCGGCTGCGGGAAGACGACGCTCGGCCGCACGCTCGTCCAACTGGAGACGGCCACCGAGGGCACCGTCGAGTTCGACGGCACCGACGTGACCGAGCTCTCGGGCCAGCGACTCAAACAGTGGCGCCGCAACGCCCAGATCGTCTTCCAGGACCCCGAATCGAGCCTCAACGACCGGATGACGATCGGCGAGATCGTCCGCGAACCGCTGGACGTTCACGAGGAGGGGACGCCCCGCGAGCGCCAGGAGAAAGTGAAGGACCTGCTGGCGCAGGTCGGGCTCCAGCCCGAGCACTACTACCGCTACCCCCACCAGTTCTCCGGCGGCCAGCGCCAGCGGATCGGGATCGCCCGCGCGCTGGCGCTCGAACCGGAGTTCGTCGTCCTCGACGAGCCCGTCTCCGCGCTGGACACCTCCGTCCAGGCGAAGATCCTCAACCTGCTGGAGGACCTGCAGGACGAGTTCGACCTGACCTACCTCTTTATCGCCCACGACCTCTCGGCGGTGCGGCACATCTGCGACCGCGTCGCGGTGATGTACCTCGGGAAGATCATGGAGATGGGCGACACCGAGGAGCTGTACACCGACCCGGCCAACCCCTACACCCACTCGCTGTTGTCGGCGATCCCCGAACCCGACCCGACGGTCGAGAAAGACCGGATCACGCTGCCGGGGACGCCGCCGAGCCCGCGGGACCCGCCGACGGGGTGTCAGTTTACCACCCGCTGTCCGGCGAAGATCCACCCGCCGGAGTACGACCACCTCGACGCGGAGACGTGGAACGCCATCGAGCGGTTCCGCGAGGTGATCCGCGAGCGCACCCGGATCGACCTGTCGATCCGCGACCGGGTCCGCCGGAGCGTCGGCGCCTTCCACCGGTTCGACGACATCGACGAGACCGTCACCGACATGTTCGACGACGGCACGCCCGACGACGTCCGGAGCCACGTCGAACGGGCCGCCGAGTACGTCAAGGCGGGCCAGCCGGACCGGGCCCGCGAGTACATGGGCGAGCAGTTCGACGGCGTCTGCGACACCGAACGGCCGGAGCTGTACCCGGTCGGCGAGACCGACCGACTGAGTTACTGTCACCGCCACGCCGAGGAGTACGAGAGCGTCGAGTCGGTGCTCGGCCGCGGGTCGGATGGCGAGTAA
- a CDS encoding DUF7555 family protein — protein MASKRLLLAEFVVWVVAVGGAVSAGALVVGYVVGGTLVAAKYAVFLVGVALFGVGSLGIQPAPSYKEQKRVTLESDRQTRFEARLQRVPPLRNERIPFDQRIDRNAKIFAASLVVLGVSLVMEFGLGIRP, from the coding sequence ATGGCGAGTAAGCGACTCCTGCTCGCGGAGTTCGTCGTCTGGGTGGTCGCCGTCGGCGGAGCCGTCTCCGCGGGTGCGCTCGTCGTCGGCTACGTCGTCGGGGGGACGCTCGTCGCGGCGAAGTACGCCGTCTTCCTCGTCGGCGTGGCCCTGTTCGGCGTCGGGAGCCTCGGCATTCAGCCGGCCCCCTCCTACAAGGAGCAAAAGCGAGTGACGCTGGAGTCGGATCGCCAGACCCGCTTCGAGGCACGCCTGCAACGGGTCCCGCCCCTGCGGAACGAACGGATCCCCTTCGACCAGCGGATCGACCGCAACGCGAAGATCTTCGCCGCCAGCCTGGTCGTCCTCGGCGTCTCGCTCGTCATGGAGTTCGGTCTCGGCATCCGGCCGTGA
- a CDS encoding DUF7529 family protein — MPHHADSPDDVDRKEIVADHSEELTSNWERALEDMQAMAEDREKQGYETLAIPAGDTTTLSPSMGDDDAWGLSYVVPNNFAEEFETLFETFTLDETGVYQMEAGGFVFVVTECIDHDAEVVIFVAGSYDMRFSAGLVRTAVERGAMHTHVKTLDGTLLGTFDHDDPADFFPEPEQFYAYDITESDDPERRSDR; from the coding sequence ATGCCCCACCACGCCGATAGCCCGGACGACGTCGACCGGAAGGAGATCGTCGCCGACCACAGCGAGGAACTGACGAGCAACTGGGAGCGCGCGCTCGAAGACATGCAGGCGATGGCCGAGGACCGCGAGAAGCAGGGCTACGAGACGCTGGCGATCCCCGCGGGCGACACGACGACGCTGTCGCCCTCGATGGGCGACGACGACGCCTGGGGGCTCTCGTACGTCGTCCCGAACAACTTCGCCGAGGAGTTCGAGACGCTGTTCGAGACGTTCACCCTCGACGAGACGGGCGTCTACCAGATGGAGGCCGGCGGGTTCGTCTTCGTCGTGACCGAGTGCATCGACCACGACGCGGAGGTCGTGATCTTCGTCGCCGGGTCGTACGACATGCGCTTCTCGGCCGGTCTCGTCCGCACCGCCGTCGAACGCGGGGCGATGCACACCCACGTCAAGACCCTCGACGGCACGCTCCTGGGCACGTTCGACCACGACGACCCCGCCGACTTCTTCCCCGAACCCGAGCAGTTCTACGCCTACGACATCACCGAGAGCGACGACCCCGAGCGCCGCTCGGACCGATAG
- a CDS encoding DUF5813 family protein, whose protein sequence is MTDDTPTEARDAFEAHDAFAAAEEGYRLTTTVFDTQVTASERDDYATDFRVRVEVPTLRSAAEDGEVGEAVQSGWLDTLERRLEDAPMATRASVDLEGFDVTVVDGTVTVTYEFVFGDAARGVAVAKTFVEYVEGTYVEGVVPGYDYGEPVTDLLSAASTDEDGERGGTPL, encoded by the coding sequence ATGACAGACGACACCCCGACCGAAGCGCGTGACGCCTTCGAGGCCCACGACGCCTTCGCCGCCGCCGAGGAGGGCTACCGGCTGACGACGACCGTCTTCGACACCCAGGTGACGGCGAGCGAGCGCGACGACTACGCGACGGACTTCCGGGTTCGCGTCGAGGTGCCGACGCTCCGGAGCGCGGCCGAGGACGGCGAGGTCGGCGAGGCAGTCCAGTCGGGGTGGCTCGACACGCTCGAGCGCCGGCTGGAGGACGCGCCGATGGCGACGCGGGCCTCGGTCGACCTCGAGGGGTTCGACGTGACGGTCGTCGACGGCACCGTCACGGTCACCTACGAGTTCGTCTTCGGCGACGCCGCTCGCGGGGTCGCGGTCGCGAAGACGTTCGTGGAGTACGTCGAGGGGACCTACGTCGAGGGCGTCGTCCCCGGCTACGACTACGGCGAACCGGTGACCGACCTGCTGAGCGCCGCGTCGACGGACGAGGACGGCGAGCGGGGCGGCACGCCGCTGTGA
- a CDS encoding CheF family chemotaxis protein, with protein sequence MSDERALADTQGRFVQVVKSGRKVNDLEWLSGRILLSNRRLVLASNEGKRQIALAKVSTVKNRKNANQAMTAVSGYFSVQTGSDVFLIAPTDADAFEEHLYTALLDGEVVLVKHPAVEGGVVRDTAWEKGRINVESDVVGLGVASGQFVEIELDDVGAVDAREGTVRGDERRVLEVEHTDDEGTSVQTYVSGTSRHVSILESLVRQGELQNATDADLDQTEMEVLMALYSGVSPFEIPEFVGLEVDDVETVFDRLVEEGILREKRVRRDVRLKARGRNIASDVISDQ encoded by the coding sequence GTGAGCGACGAGCGCGCGCTGGCGGACACCCAGGGCCGGTTCGTCCAGGTCGTCAAGAGCGGCCGGAAGGTCAACGACCTGGAGTGGCTGAGCGGACGCATCCTCCTGTCGAACAGGCGGCTCGTCCTCGCCAGCAACGAGGGCAAGCGACAGATCGCCCTGGCGAAGGTCAGCACCGTCAAGAACCGCAAGAACGCCAACCAGGCGATGACGGCCGTCTCGGGCTACTTCTCGGTCCAGACCGGGTCCGACGTGTTCCTGATCGCGCCCACCGACGCCGACGCGTTCGAAGAACACCTCTACACCGCGCTGCTCGACGGCGAGGTCGTCCTCGTCAAACACCCCGCCGTCGAGGGTGGGGTCGTCCGGGACACCGCCTGGGAGAAAGGACGGATCAACGTCGAGTCCGACGTGGTCGGGCTGGGCGTCGCGAGCGGCCAGTTCGTCGAGATCGAACTCGACGACGTGGGCGCCGTCGACGCCAGAGAGGGGACGGTCCGGGGCGACGAGCGCCGCGTCCTCGAAGTCGAACACACCGACGACGAGGGTACCAGCGTCCAGACGTACGTCTCGGGGACGAGCCGCCACGTCTCCATCCTCGAATCGCTCGTCCGCCAGGGCGAGCTCCAGAACGCCACCGACGCCGACCTCGACCAGACGGAGATGGAGGTCCTGATGGCGCTGTATTCGGGCGTCTCGCCGTTCGAAATCCCCGAGTTCGTCGGGCTGGAGGTCGACGACGTCGAGACAGTCTTCGACCGCCTCGTCGAGGAGGGCATCCTCCGCGAGAAGCGCGTCCGCCGCGACGTGCGCCTGAAAGCCCGAGGGCGCAACATCGCCAGCGACGTGATCAGCGACCAGTAG
- a CDS encoding HEAT repeat domain-containing protein, with the protein MSLYQLERDGDVQQLIGVMRRSDKPELRARAAELLGNFDEHDDRADVVNALVSVASDDDSAAVTAAAVDSLDQLGGDAIEQLIAEMAGVDMGDGADWMKAQAFAKALDAGVPELRMAAANGLGALEETEAVPKLVERFDDSDPRVRARAARACGQVADSRATDGLEGLLTDANPKVRREAAEALGSIGNRQALSALLPLYEDGDERVRRVAVGAFGNFPNAQPVEYLVASLTDDSPTVRRTAVYSLVELLANVPTQQSHEIRETVVEQLSETDDRNVVVPLVEILEESRQAAQQRNTAWLLGRVTEAEERDRVVDALVDALSADDQMTGQFAATSLAELGGDAVEDRLLALVDDADAPTSARAQAVFTLGKVGGERARQRIDALLDETESEEIRKRAFSAISKLGGRG; encoded by the coding sequence ATGTCACTCTACCAGCTCGAACGCGACGGCGACGTACAGCAGCTCATCGGCGTCATGCGCCGCAGCGACAAGCCGGAGCTGCGCGCCCGCGCCGCCGAACTGCTCGGCAACTTCGACGAGCACGACGACCGCGCGGACGTGGTCAACGCCCTCGTGAGCGTCGCGAGCGACGACGACAGCGCCGCGGTGACCGCCGCCGCGGTCGACTCGCTCGACCAGCTCGGGGGCGACGCCATCGAACAGCTGATCGCGGAGATGGCCGGCGTCGACATGGGCGACGGCGCCGACTGGATGAAAGCCCAGGCGTTCGCGAAGGCACTGGACGCCGGCGTGCCGGAACTCCGGATGGCCGCCGCCAACGGCCTGGGCGCCCTCGAAGAGACCGAGGCAGTCCCGAAACTCGTCGAACGGTTCGACGACTCCGACCCGCGCGTGCGAGCCCGCGCCGCTCGCGCCTGCGGCCAGGTCGCCGACTCGCGGGCGACGGACGGCCTGGAGGGGCTGCTGACGGACGCGAACCCGAAGGTCCGTCGGGAGGCCGCCGAAGCGCTGGGGTCGATCGGCAACCGGCAGGCGCTGTCGGCCCTGCTCCCGCTCTACGAGGACGGCGACGAACGAGTGCGACGGGTGGCCGTCGGCGCGTTCGGCAACTTCCCGAACGCCCAGCCCGTCGAGTACCTCGTCGCCTCGCTGACCGACGACTCCCCGACCGTCCGCCGGACCGCCGTCTACTCGCTGGTCGAGTTGCTCGCGAACGTGCCCACCCAGCAGAGCCACGAGATCCGCGAGACCGTCGTCGAGCAGCTCAGCGAGACCGACGACCGCAACGTCGTCGTCCCGCTCGTGGAGATACTGGAGGAGAGCCGACAGGCCGCCCAACAGCGCAACACCGCGTGGCTGCTGGGTCGCGTCACCGAGGCCGAAGAGCGAGACCGCGTCGTCGACGCGCTCGTCGACGCGCTGTCGGCCGACGACCAGATGACGGGCCAGTTCGCGGCGACGAGTCTCGCCGAACTCGGCGGCGACGCCGTCGAGGACCGCCTGCTCGCCCTCGTCGACGACGCGGACGCTCCGACTTCGGCTCGCGCCCAGGCCGTCTTCACCCTCGGCAAGGTCGGCGGCGAGCGCGCCCGCCAGCGCATCGACGCGCTGCTCGACGAGACCGAATCGGAAGAGATCCGAAAGCGAGCCTTCTCGGCCATCTCGAAACTCGGTGGTCGGGGATGA
- a CDS encoding CheR family methyltransferase yields the protein MRQERGPEFDELLSYIERELDFESGFYNDAYLDRRINARMRRTDTDSYRPYQRLLEDDEGEREQLLDSLSINVTGFFRNPEAWESLRGVLRDLTAEQRRVSVWSAPCADGREPYSIAMLALDDEEIDARRVEILGTDINRDILRTARAGRYETSQTTDIAAELEPLSATEPYVDREGDVFTVTDRVSDLVDFERHDLIRGPEKRDFDLVCCRNLLIYIDADYKVPIFETITGSLTEAGYLMIGMTETLPAEFRDRYDPVEKKHRIYRRA from the coding sequence ATGAGACAGGAGCGCGGCCCCGAGTTCGACGAGCTGTTGAGCTACATCGAACGCGAACTGGACTTCGAGTCGGGGTTCTACAACGACGCCTACCTCGACCGGCGGATCAACGCCCGGATGCGCCGCACCGACACCGACAGCTACCGACCGTACCAGCGACTGCTGGAGGACGACGAGGGCGAGCGCGAGCAACTGCTCGACTCGCTGTCGATCAACGTCACCGGCTTCTTTCGCAACCCCGAGGCCTGGGAGTCGCTGCGAGGCGTCCTCCGCGATCTGACCGCCGAACAGCGGCGAGTCTCCGTCTGGAGCGCCCCCTGCGCGGACGGGCGCGAGCCGTACTCGATCGCGATGCTCGCGCTCGACGACGAGGAGATCGACGCCCGACGGGTCGAGATCCTCGGCACCGACATCAACCGCGACATCCTCCGGACGGCCCGCGCCGGCCGCTACGAGACGTCCCAGACGACCGATATCGCGGCGGAGCTCGAACCCCTCTCGGCCACCGAGCCGTACGTCGACCGCGAGGGCGACGTGTTCACCGTCACCGACCGCGTGTCGGACCTCGTCGACTTCGAGCGCCACGACCTCATCCGCGGGCCCGAGAAACGGGACTTCGACCTGGTGTGCTGTCGGAACCTGCTCATCTACATCGACGCCGACTACAAAGTCCCCATCTTCGAGACGATCACCGGGTCGCTGACCGAGGCGGGCTACCTGATGATCGGCATGACCGAGACCCTGCCCGCGGAGTTCCGCGACCGCTACGACCCGGTCGAGAAGAAACACCGCATCTACAGACGCGCCTGA